In Bacillus sp. NP247, one DNA window encodes the following:
- a CDS encoding MbtH family protein: MTNPFENDNYTYKVLMNEEGQYSLWPAFLDVPIGWNVVHEEASRQVCLDYVEVNWNDLEPKKNQISEKILVGKQ, encoded by the coding sequence ATGACGAATCCATTTGAAAATGATAATTACACATATAAAGTATTAATGAATGAGGAGGGCCAGTATTCTCTCTGGCCTGCCTTTCTCGATGTACCAATTGGATGGAATGTCGTACATGAAGAAGCTAGCAGACAAGTTTGCTTAGACTACGTTGAAGTTAACTGGAATGATTTAGAGCCAAAAAAAAATCAAATTAGCGAAAAAATATTAGTAGGAAAACAATAA
- a CDS encoding MDR family MFS transporter has translation MKVKINPKVVVSIVYITAMFMAAMDATIVNVALQTISKELQVPPSAMGTVNVGYLVSLAVFLPISGWLGDRFGTKRVFLTALFVFTIASALCGIANDITSLNIFRIIQGAGGGLLTPVGMAMLFRTFSPEERPKISRFIVLPIAVAPAIGPIIGGFFVDQMSWRWAFYINLPFGIIALLFGLLFLAEHIEKSAGRFDSIGFVLSAPGFAMLIYALSQGPSKGWISPEIISTGIAGIVFITLFIIVELKVKQPMLDLRLLKEPVFRKMSLISLFSSAGLLGMLFIFPLMYQNVIGVSALESGLTTFPEAIGLMISSQIVPWSYKKLGARKIISIGLISTAVIFVLLSFVNHDTNPWQIRALLFGIGIFLGQSVGAVQFSAFNNIAPPSMGRATTIFNVQNRLGSAIGVAVLASILSAFGSNNVQNNAQSDFLPYQAALIGSAIFLLLALLFSLRISDKEIMSKKNKKPLSVLQKEKEVVNK, from the coding sequence ATGAAAGTAAAAATAAATCCAAAAGTAGTTGTAAGCATCGTTTATATAACAGCGATGTTTATGGCTGCGATGGATGCAACGATTGTGAATGTAGCACTGCAAACGATAAGCAAAGAACTGCAAGTACCCCCATCTGCAATGGGGACAGTAAATGTTGGGTATTTAGTTAGCTTAGCTGTTTTTCTTCCGATTTCTGGTTGGTTAGGCGATCGTTTTGGTACGAAAAGAGTATTTTTAACTGCCCTTTTCGTTTTTACAATTGCATCTGCATTATGTGGAATTGCGAATGATATTACTTCATTAAACATTTTTCGTATCATTCAAGGTGCTGGTGGCGGGCTTTTAACACCAGTCGGGATGGCGATGTTATTCCGAACATTTTCACCAGAGGAAAGACCAAAAATTTCTCGATTTATTGTACTTCCAATTGCTGTTGCACCAGCGATCGGGCCAATTATTGGTGGTTTCTTTGTAGATCAAATGTCTTGGCGCTGGGCATTTTATATTAATCTACCGTTTGGTATCATTGCGTTGCTATTTGGACTTCTATTTTTAGCAGAGCATATTGAAAAATCAGCTGGTCGTTTTGATTCTATCGGTTTTGTTCTTTCAGCACCAGGTTTTGCGATGCTCATCTATGCACTTAGTCAAGGTCCGTCAAAAGGTTGGATTTCTCCAGAAATAATAAGTACTGGGATAGCTGGGATTGTATTCATTACATTGTTTATAATTGTAGAACTGAAAGTAAAGCAACCGATGTTAGATTTACGCTTATTAAAAGAACCCGTTTTTAGAAAAATGAGTCTAATTTCGTTGTTTTCATCAGCTGGTTTACTAGGAATGTTATTTATTTTTCCGCTTATGTATCAAAATGTAATAGGAGTTTCCGCGCTGGAATCGGGTCTTACTACATTCCCGGAGGCGATTGGATTAATGATTTCTTCACAGATTGTGCCATGGTCATATAAGAAATTAGGAGCTCGAAAGATAATCTCTATTGGATTAATAAGTACCGCGGTTATATTTGTTTTATTAAGTTTTGTAAATCACGATACGAATCCATGGCAAATACGGGCACTGTTGTTTGGTATAGGTATTTTCTTAGGTCAATCTGTCGGTGCAGTTCAATTTTCTGCTTTTAACAATATTGCACCACCTTCTATGGGGAGAGCAACTACTATATTCAATGTGCAAAACCGATTAGGATCTGCAATAGGAGTTGCTGTTTTAGCTAGTATACTATCTGCTTTTGGAAGTAATAACGTACAGAATAATGCACAATCAGATTTCTTACCATATCAAGCAGCATTAATTGGATCGGCAATATTTTTACTTCTAGCATTACTATTTTCTTTACGTATTTCTGATAAAGAGATAATGTCAAAGAAGAATAAAAAGCCGTTATCTGTATTACAAAAAGAGAAAGAAGTTGTAAATAAATAA
- the sfp gene encoding 4'-phosphopantetheinyl transferase Sfp, with amino-acid sequence MMESKVVDSVPTLNENSCQIWWARISDLQSWHYNLLNGVEREKANSYHHSADRARFIIGCVISRLVLGKILSMSPVQVPIDRMCPVCKLQHGRPQLPEGMPQISVSHSGEWVVVAFTTSAPVGVDVEQMNPNVDAMKMAEGVLTDIEIAQVMKLPDEQRLEGFLTYWTRKEAVLKATGEGLLIPPVEITVSAPNEPPKLLIFKDRQELAENTMMEDIRPSLDYIASIAIFSKEVTEITQLDAVSLLKNK; translated from the coding sequence ATGATGGAGAGTAAAGTTGTAGATTCTGTACCAACTCTTAATGAGAATAGTTGTCAAATATGGTGGGCGAGAATTTCAGATTTACAATCATGGCATTACAATTTACTAAATGGTGTAGAGCGAGAGAAAGCAAATTCATATCATCATTCGGCAGATCGTGCACGTTTTATAATAGGTTGCGTAATTAGTAGATTAGTACTTGGAAAGATACTTTCTATGTCACCAGTTCAAGTGCCGATTGATCGAATGTGCCCGGTATGTAAATTACAACATGGCAGACCACAATTACCAGAAGGTATGCCGCAAATATCAGTGTCACATTCGGGTGAGTGGGTTGTCGTTGCATTTACAACATCTGCACCTGTGGGTGTTGATGTTGAACAAATGAATCCCAATGTAGATGCTATGAAAATGGCAGAGGGTGTATTAACAGACATTGAAATAGCACAAGTTATGAAATTACCTGATGAGCAGCGACTAGAAGGATTTTTAACATATTGGACTCGAAAAGAAGCGGTGCTGAAAGCGACAGGTGAAGGACTATTGATTCCACCAGTAGAAATTACAGTATCAGCTCCAAATGAGCCTCCAAAATTGTTGATTTTTAAAGATAGACAAGAGTTAGCAGAAAATACAATGATGGAAGATATAAGACCTAGTTTAGATTATATAGCTTCCATTGCAATATTTAGTAAAGAAGTAACTGAAATTACGCAGTTAGACGCGGTATCGCTTTTAAAGAATAAATAA
- a CDS encoding chorismate pyruvate-lyase family protein — translation MLVAENRKNELTYNVQAIKNILFSGDTSSIHALEKLLNDPVQFDVLEQEVLDRQYIPKEAKNFFDKNGTFLYRVSHVSYKGKVLSENLIFADTSFLPDTIKQELEDGNIPVEKLIEKMEVRRNVLYEGYQPSGNIIELFDGCSVAANVYPTRKYQIVSNCKCIFYICEVYHAENIKELLK, via the coding sequence ATGTTAGTGGCGGAAAATAGAAAAAACGAATTAACTTATAATGTACAAGCAATTAAAAATATTTTATTTTCTGGAGATACATCATCCATTCATGCTTTAGAAAAGCTTTTGAATGATCCAGTTCAGTTTGATGTTCTCGAACAAGAGGTACTTGATAGACAGTACATTCCGAAAGAAGCAAAGAATTTCTTTGATAAAAACGGAACATTTCTTTACCGCGTATCTCATGTTAGTTATAAAGGTAAGGTGTTATCTGAAAATCTAATTTTTGCGGACACATCGTTTTTACCGGATACTATAAAGCAAGAATTAGAGGATGGAAATATTCCAGTTGAAAAGCTTATAGAAAAGATGGAAGTAAGAAGAAACGTATTATACGAAGGGTATCAGCCTTCTGGAAATATTATCGAGTTGTTTGATGGGTGCTCGGTAGCAGCGAATGTTTATCCGACTAGAAAATATCAAATTGTAAGTAACTGCAAATGTATATTTTATATTTGTGAAGTTTATCATGCAGAGAATATAAAGGAACTGCTTAAATAA
- a CDS encoding HU family DNA-binding protein, with translation MNKTELIKNVAQSADISQKEASAAVQSVFDTIATALQSGDKVQLIGFGTFEVRERSARTGRNPQTGEEIQIAAGKVPAFKAGKELKEAVK, from the coding sequence ATGAACAAAACAGAATTAATTAAAAATGTGGCACAATCAGCTGATATTTCTCAAAAGGAAGCTTCTGCAGCTGTACAATCCGTATTTGACACAATTGCTACTGCATTACAATCTGGCGATAAAGTTCAATTAATCGGTTTTGGAACTTTTGAAGTGCGTGAAAGATCTGCTCGTACAGGGCGTAACCCACAAACTGGAGAAGAAATTCAGATTGCTGCTGGTAAAGTTCCAGCATTTAAAGCAGGAAAAGAATTAAAAGAAGCTGTTAAATAA
- a CDS encoding DUF3891 family protein, whose translation MIFREKNEKESILIRQHDHGFLAGEIASNIKEDFFINQEYLMETIDAIYEHDRGWIELDKVPILNDAKNIPYTFMDCPSSLRFVFYTIGLNEIENSNPYGALLCSKHFLSFPLNEEDEEMMSFYTGELDRQKRILKTLTKEKYAMFDKHYRLLKFCDELSLYVCMNKPGVKKKDEIDLFKDGFEGTEMFNSKEDKPIQAEWVDEETIRITPFPFKTEFHTYVKYKTINKHEIEGKGIAKADRESEVQKQMIYFLQ comes from the coding sequence ATGATTTTTCGTGAAAAGAATGAGAAAGAAAGTATATTAATTCGTCAACATGATCATGGTTTTTTAGCTGGTGAGATTGCTAGTAATATAAAGGAAGATTTTTTTATAAATCAGGAATATTTGATGGAAACAATTGATGCTATATATGAACATGATAGAGGGTGGATAGAGCTTGATAAAGTACCAATTTTGAATGATGCTAAAAATATCCCATATACATTTATGGATTGTCCAAGCTCATTACGCTTTGTTTTTTATACGATTGGTTTGAATGAAATTGAAAACTCTAATCCATACGGGGCGTTACTTTGTAGTAAACATTTTTTATCGTTTCCATTAAATGAGGAAGACGAAGAGATGATGTCATTTTATACAGGGGAATTGGATCGACAAAAAAGAATTTTGAAAACGTTAACAAAAGAGAAGTATGCTATGTTTGATAAACATTATAGGCTATTAAAGTTTTGTGATGAGCTTTCATTATATGTATGTATGAATAAACCTGGTGTAAAAAAGAAAGATGAAATTGATTTATTTAAAGATGGTTTTGAAGGAACAGAAATGTTTAATAGTAAAGAGGATAAACCTATTCAAGCTGAATGGGTGGATGAAGAAACAATTCGAATTACACCATTTCCATTTAAAACAGAATTTCATACGTATGTAAAATATAAAACTATAAATAAACATGAAATTGAAGGAAAAGGGATTGCAAAGGCTGATAGAGAATCGGAAGTTCAGAAGCAAATGATATATTTTCTACAATAA
- a CDS encoding sodium:alanine symporter family protein — translation METVGKALEQINHYVWGLPTLLLLVGTGIILTVRLKGLQFSKLLYAHKLAFKKSEDTSSSGDISHFQALMTAMAATIGMGNIAGVATAVTIGGPGAIFWMWITALFGMATKYAEAILAVKYRVSNENGEYSGGPMYYLERGLGKKWLAVLFAIFGTAASFGIGNMVQSNSVAEAMRINFSFPPALTGILMSFLIAIVILGGVKKIGRVTGYIVPIKAFFYIIAGLIIIFYHYDQIPEAFSLIFSGAFNGTAAAGGFIGATVASAIQIGMARGVFANEAGLGSAPIAAAAAKTDSPAKQALVSMTGTFLDTFIVCTITGLVLITTGAWKSGKTGVEATTLAFQSVFGTAGSMILGIAIILFAYSTILGWSYYGEKCVAYLFGEGAVRYYKAIFIVMIAIGANLKLGIVWTFADIANGLMAIPNLIGLIGLSGVVVAETNRFLQAEKLKELNKKRVS, via the coding sequence ATGGAGACAGTAGGTAAAGCATTAGAACAAATTAATCATTATGTGTGGGGATTACCAACTTTGTTGCTACTCGTTGGTACTGGTATCATTCTCACAGTGCGTTTAAAAGGTTTACAGTTTAGTAAACTATTATACGCTCACAAACTAGCATTTAAAAAATCAGAAGATACCTCTTCTTCTGGAGATATTAGTCACTTCCAAGCACTCATGACAGCTATGGCGGCAACTATTGGGATGGGAAATATAGCCGGTGTTGCAACCGCTGTTACAATTGGTGGTCCTGGTGCAATTTTTTGGATGTGGATTACCGCTTTATTCGGAATGGCAACAAAGTATGCCGAAGCAATCCTTGCGGTGAAATACCGTGTTAGTAATGAAAATGGTGAATACTCAGGTGGACCAATGTATTATTTAGAACGTGGTTTAGGCAAAAAATGGCTGGCTGTTTTATTCGCTATATTCGGCACAGCTGCTTCTTTCGGTATCGGTAATATGGTTCAATCTAATTCAGTTGCAGAGGCAATGCGAATCAACTTTTCTTTCCCCCCTGCATTAACTGGTATACTCATGTCATTCTTAATCGCTATCGTTATTTTGGGCGGTGTAAAAAAGATTGGTAGAGTTACTGGATATATCGTTCCTATTAAAGCTTTCTTTTATATAATTGCTGGCCTTATTATTATTTTCTATCACTACGATCAAATTCCAGAGGCATTTTCACTTATTTTTTCTGGTGCATTTAATGGTACTGCAGCTGCTGGTGGTTTTATTGGTGCAACAGTTGCATCTGCTATTCAAATCGGAATGGCTCGCGGTGTATTTGCGAACGAAGCTGGTTTAGGAAGTGCACCAATTGCGGCTGCGGCTGCAAAAACAGATTCACCTGCAAAACAAGCTTTAGTTTCTATGACTGGTACTTTTCTTGATACATTTATCGTATGTACAATTACAGGACTTGTATTAATTACAACAGGAGCATGGAAGTCAGGTAAAACTGGTGTTGAAGCCACAACACTTGCATTCCAATCTGTTTTCGGCACCGCTGGTAGTATGATCCTTGGTATTGCCATTATTTTATTCGCCTACTCTACTATTTTAGGCTGGTCGTATTACGGTGAGAAATGCGTTGCTTATTTATTTGGAGAAGGTGCTGTTCGATATTATAAAGCAATCTTTATCGTGATGATTGCAATTGGCGCCAATTTAAAACTAGGCATCGTATGGACATTTGCTGATATTGCAAATGGACTTATGGCGATTCCAAACTTAATTGGTCTAATTGGATTAAGTGGTGTAGTTGTCGCTGAAACAAATCGGTTTTTACAAGCAGAGAAATTAAAGGAATTAAATAAAAAACGTGTAAGTTAA
- a CDS encoding nucleotidyltransferase codes for MPSIKKIGRFCPTDDEGYIINDAHMDKIQPIFMEVIQEIKNTCCKMLQDALHSVYIRGSIPKGIGIEGIADIDVLILVRKDPKLIDLSWRKKLEVQSLQKFNCISGVELSFYSEEEVINSNSFSFISFMIQTHGVCILGEDITLSLPKYKVSQELAYEHLIQLRKQIGQAREELIHNKGVDDIADCCRWIMKIIIRSGLALTIDREGLYSRDLYPAYELFSEHFPEQEKNMRKALQYVIEPINDINEILLFLDTFGEWLIERAEDFLNTKDN; via the coding sequence TTGCCAAGTATAAAAAAAATAGGACGTTTTTGTCCAACAGATGATGAAGGCTATATTATAAATGATGCACATATGGATAAAATTCAACCTATATTTATGGAGGTAATACAAGAAATAAAAAATACTTGTTGTAAAATGTTACAGGATGCTTTGCACAGTGTTTATATAAGGGGTTCAATTCCAAAAGGGATTGGAATTGAAGGGATTGCAGATATAGATGTACTTATATTAGTGCGAAAGGATCCTAAATTAATAGACTTAAGTTGGCGAAAGAAGCTAGAAGTTCAAAGTCTACAAAAGTTTAATTGTATATCAGGAGTGGAGTTAAGTTTTTACAGTGAAGAAGAAGTGATAAATTCCAATAGTTTTTCTTTTATAAGCTTTATGATACAGACACATGGTGTATGTATATTGGGTGAAGATATAACATTGTCTTTACCTAAATATAAAGTAAGTCAGGAGTTAGCCTATGAACACCTTATTCAATTGCGGAAGCAAATTGGACAAGCACGCGAAGAATTAATTCATAATAAAGGCGTGGATGATATTGCGGATTGCTGCCGTTGGATTATGAAGATAATAATTAGGTCAGGTCTAGCGTTGACAATTGATAGAGAAGGGCTTTATTCCAGAGACTTATATCCTGCATATGAGTTATTTAGTGAGCATTTTCCTGAACAAGAAAAAAATATGAGAAAGGCATTACAATATGTAATTGAGCCGATAAATGATATAAATGAAATTTTATTATTTTTAGACACGTTTGGTGAATGGCTGATAGAAAGAGCGGAGGATTTTTTGAATACTAAAGACAATTAG
- a CDS encoding YdbC family protein, with amino-acid sequence MLLKTIYCRVEEEKKELFSKAQEKWRDIQHLDGFHGQFGGWNEDEACVYTLWEDRNAYQSFMNGAHDTIYLNSNQEDTFLSCEIELFQTLYDINDKPLKNVVTEGSFVRVAICDVKGEKENHFLHKQETIWNKGMENVKGMLGGVVAKSLKNENRYIVLTYWEDEMVHQNYVEESFPLLYKLANIHEDIEEIKGKQAVCKEEWLVY; translated from the coding sequence ATGTTACTAAAAACAATCTACTGTAGGGTGGAAGAAGAGAAAAAGGAATTGTTTTCAAAAGCACAAGAAAAATGGCGTGATATACAGCATCTAGATGGTTTTCATGGGCAATTTGGTGGATGGAATGAAGATGAGGCATGTGTATATACTTTATGGGAAGATAGAAATGCATATCAATCGTTTATGAATGGGGCTCACGATACAATTTATTTAAATAGTAATCAAGAGGATACGTTTCTTTCATGTGAAATTGAATTATTTCAAACGTTGTATGATATAAATGATAAGCCTTTGAAAAACGTTGTTACAGAAGGATCATTCGTAAGAGTTGCCATATGTGATGTAAAGGGAGAAAAAGAAAATCATTTTTTACATAAGCAAGAAACAATTTGGAATAAAGGAATGGAGAATGTAAAAGGGATGTTAGGTGGAGTAGTTGCGAAGTCTTTAAAAAATGAAAATCGTTACATAGTATTAACTTATTGGGAAGATGAAATGGTGCATCAAAATTATGTGGAAGAGAGTTTTCCTTTATTGTATAAACTAGCTAATATTCATGAAGATATAGAAGAGATAAAAGGGAAACAAGCTGTATGTAAGGAAGAATGGCTTGTATATTAA
- a CDS encoding pseudouridine synthase codes for MRINKFISEAGKASRRGADKLINERKVIINGKVAKIGDQVNPGDDVRVNGEQLRIARDHVYIALNKPVGITCTSEKAVKGNIIDLVNHPLRISHIGRLDKDSDGLILLTNDGDIVNEILRAENKHEKEYIVSVDKPITPEFLEKMAAGVKILDTKTLPCEITQLSKYEFKIILTQGLNRQIRRMCEALGYQVYTLKRTRIMNIELNNLPVGQWRDLSKKEKKRLFSDLNYEPQDW; via the coding sequence TTGCGTATAAATAAATTTATTAGTGAAGCTGGAAAAGCGTCTCGACGTGGAGCAGATAAGTTAATTAACGAGAGAAAAGTAATTATTAACGGTAAGGTTGCAAAAATTGGTGACCAAGTAAATCCAGGTGATGACGTACGAGTAAATGGAGAGCAACTTCGTATCGCTCGAGATCACGTATATATCGCTTTAAATAAACCAGTAGGTATTACATGTACGAGTGAAAAAGCTGTAAAAGGTAATATTATCGATTTAGTGAATCATCCATTACGAATTAGTCACATTGGACGTCTAGATAAAGACTCAGACGGTTTAATTTTGTTAACGAATGATGGCGATATTGTTAATGAGATTTTACGTGCTGAAAACAAGCATGAGAAAGAATATATCGTTTCAGTAGATAAGCCGATTACACCGGAATTTTTAGAGAAAATGGCAGCGGGTGTTAAAATTTTAGATACAAAAACTCTTCCTTGTGAGATTACACAGTTATCAAAATATGAGTTTAAAATTATTTTAACACAGGGGCTAAATCGTCAAATTCGCCGTATGTGTGAAGCTTTAGGGTATCAAGTATACACGTTAAAACGTACTAGAATTATGAATATTGAGTTGAATAATTTACCAGTCGGACAGTGGAGAGATTTATCGAAAAAAGAGAAAAAACGACTATTTTCAGACTTAAATTACGAACCACAAGATTGGTAA
- the thrS gene encoding threonine--tRNA ligase, which produces MKEQMIEIKFPDGSVKEFVKGITLEEIAGSISSSLKKKAVAGKVNDQLYDLRRNIEENAEVEIITIDSNEGVEITRHSAAHILAQAVKRLYGDINLGVGPIIENGFYYDMDLPSSVNVEDLPKIEKEMKKIINENVKIERVEVSREEANKLFKEMNDHLKLELLEAIPNGESVTLYKQGEFVDLCRGPHVPSTGYLKAFQLTHVSGAYWRGDSNNQVLQRIYGVAFSSQKELEKHLHFVEEAAKRNHRKLGSELELFMFSEEAPGMPFYLPKGQIIRNELEAFLREIQNEYNYQEVLTPFMMNQELWEKSGHWGHYKDNMYFSEVDHKSFALKPMNCPGHMLMFKNKLHSYRELPIRMCEFGQVHRHEFSGALNGLLRVRTFCQDDAHLFVTPEQIEDEIKSVLAQIDYVYKTFGFEYEVELSTRPEDSMGDDKLWEQAESALENVLQSLNYKYRLNEGDGAFYGPKIDFHIKDALNRSHQCGTVQLDFQMPEKFDLNYIGENNEKRRPVVIHRAVLGSLDRFLAILIEHFGGAFPTWVAPVQVKVLPVSNAVHVQYANEVADKLAQAGIRVERDIRDEKLGYKIREAQMQKVPYVLVIGDKEMESEAVNIRKYGEEKSEVVSLDIFAASIEEEIKDRK; this is translated from the coding sequence ATGAAAGAACAGATGATTGAAATTAAATTTCCAGACGGTAGCGTTAAAGAATTTGTGAAAGGCATTACTTTAGAAGAAATTGCTGGATCAATTAGTAGTAGTTTGAAAAAGAAAGCAGTCGCGGGGAAAGTAAATGATCAGTTATATGATTTACGCCGAAATATTGAAGAAAATGCGGAAGTAGAAATCATTACTATAGATTCAAATGAAGGTGTAGAAATTACAAGACACTCCGCGGCACATATTTTAGCGCAAGCTGTAAAAAGATTGTATGGTGATATAAATCTTGGAGTAGGACCAATCATTGAAAATGGATTTTATTATGATATGGATCTTCCGAGTAGTGTAAACGTAGAAGATTTACCGAAAATCGAAAAAGAAATGAAAAAGATTATAAATGAAAATGTAAAAATAGAACGAGTTGAGGTCTCACGAGAAGAGGCAAACAAACTGTTTAAAGAAATGAACGATCATCTGAAATTAGAACTTTTAGAAGCAATCCCTAATGGGGAAAGTGTAACACTATATAAACAAGGTGAGTTTGTAGATTTATGTAGAGGACCACATGTACCGTCAACAGGCTATTTGAAAGCCTTCCAATTAACTCATGTTTCTGGTGCATATTGGCGAGGTGATAGTAACAATCAAGTGCTTCAGCGTATATATGGTGTTGCATTTTCTTCTCAAAAAGAATTGGAAAAGCACTTGCATTTTGTTGAAGAGGCTGCAAAGAGAAATCATCGTAAGTTAGGTAGTGAACTTGAATTGTTTATGTTTTCAGAAGAGGCTCCGGGAATGCCGTTTTACTTGCCGAAAGGGCAGATTATTCGCAATGAATTAGAAGCATTTTTAAGAGAAATTCAAAATGAGTACAATTATCAAGAAGTGCTTACTCCATTTATGATGAATCAAGAATTATGGGAGAAGTCAGGACACTGGGGACATTATAAAGATAATATGTATTTCTCAGAAGTAGATCATAAAAGTTTTGCATTAAAACCGATGAACTGCCCAGGACATATGCTTATGTTTAAAAATAAATTGCATTCTTATCGCGAATTACCGATTCGCATGTGTGAGTTCGGTCAAGTGCATCGACATGAATTTAGTGGCGCTTTAAACGGATTATTAAGAGTTCGTACTTTCTGCCAAGATGATGCTCATTTATTTGTAACACCAGAACAAATTGAAGATGAAATTAAATCAGTGTTGGCGCAAATTGATTATGTGTATAAAACTTTTGGATTTGAGTATGAAGTAGAACTTTCTACTCGCCCAGAAGATTCAATGGGTGACGATAAATTATGGGAGCAAGCAGAATCGGCATTAGAAAATGTATTACAATCATTAAATTATAAATATAGATTAAATGAAGGTGACGGTGCATTTTACGGACCGAAAATTGATTTTCATATTAAAGATGCTTTAAATAGAAGTCATCAGTGCGGAACAGTCCAGCTCGATTTCCAAATGCCAGAGAAATTCGATTTAAATTATATAGGTGAAAATAATGAAAAAAGAAGACCAGTTGTCATCCACCGAGCAGTTTTAGGATCTTTAGATCGTTTCTTAGCCATATTAATTGAGCACTTTGGTGGCGCGTTCCCTACATGGGTGGCACCAGTTCAAGTGAAAGTACTCCCAGTTTCAAATGCAGTACATGTACAATATGCAAATGAGGTTGCAGACAAACTAGCACAAGCTGGAATTCGTGTTGAACGAGATATACGAGATGAAAAATTAGGATATAAAATAAGGGAAGCACAAATGCAAAAAGTTCCTTATGTTCTTGTTATTGGGGATAAGGAAATGGAAAGCGAAGCTGTAAATATACGAAAATATGGTGAAGAGAAGTCAGAAGTTGTTTCGCTAGATATATTTGCGGCAAGTATTGAAGAGGAAATAAAGGATAGAAAATAA